One Epidermidibacterium keratini DNA segment encodes these proteins:
- a CDS encoding aldose epimerase family protein: MISLGTPALRVELDPDHGAALTSLRSDGVEWLADGVGASTPDPGNFLESGLRGYDDCFPSISASGVVPDHGFVWSRPWEVVSVERDAATLRVEVPEYSCTLQRRVRVDDGVHLDYLLTSSATAPVPFVWAGHCLFAAAGELEVVMDAPVARLDSSAGVELDEPWRHDGDLYRWVDAKVGGYAKWFAPWPSEGVLLRRGTQSLQVDAHADASLPLMLGVWLNNEAFPRERPVSHLGLEPTIGDADDLALAVERGTCGWVPRDIPLRWSVTLTPH, encoded by the coding sequence GTGATCTCGCTGGGTACGCCGGCACTTCGGGTCGAGCTTGACCCAGACCATGGCGCGGCGCTGACCTCCCTGCGCAGCGATGGGGTGGAGTGGCTCGCTGACGGCGTGGGCGCCAGCACCCCGGACCCCGGCAACTTCCTCGAGTCGGGGCTTCGGGGGTACGACGACTGCTTCCCGTCGATCTCGGCGTCGGGCGTGGTGCCCGATCACGGGTTTGTGTGGTCGCGCCCATGGGAGGTGGTCTCCGTCGAGCGTGACGCGGCCACGCTCCGGGTCGAGGTTCCCGAGTATTCCTGCACTCTTCAGCGGCGAGTGCGGGTCGATGACGGCGTACACCTCGACTATCTGCTCACGAGCTCAGCGACGGCGCCGGTGCCGTTTGTCTGGGCCGGGCACTGTCTCTTCGCAGCGGCAGGGGAGCTAGAAGTCGTGATGGACGCGCCGGTCGCGCGCCTCGACTCCAGCGCTGGTGTTGAGCTGGACGAGCCGTGGCGGCACGATGGCGATCTCTATCGCTGGGTCGACGCAAAGGTCGGCGGCTATGCCAAGTGGTTTGCGCCGTGGCCGTCCGAAGGAGTGTTGCTGCGTCGTGGAACGCAGTCGCTGCAGGTCGATGCACATGCCGATGCGTCACTGCCGCTGATGCTGGGCGTGTGGCTGAACAACGAGGCGTTCCCGCGGGAACGCCCCGTGAGCCACCTCGGACTCGAGCCCACGATCGGCGACGCTGACGACCTCGCGCTGGCTGTGGAACGCGGCACCTGCGGCTGGGTACCCCGCGACATACCCCTGCGATGGTCGGTCACCCTCACCCCGCATTAA
- a CDS encoding alkaline phosphatase family protein — protein sequence MKPAGYGESQPRLDDDRRPIVLLVLDGLGDRPVPELGDRTPAEAADTPHLDALAARGANGWHVPFGWGPAPSSEVSHWSMFGFHDVAFPGRAVLEGLGAGLDVPEGRAVLHAALRTSRLESGRLWITGRASAADSDDARLLFSELHSVLADDGFTLAPLGGGESLLVAEHHEYADVTDTDPFFETFHPLLRPRPTTENGTALATDLERALRGARAHLLQSTVNARRVDAGLPALDTLSTKWAGVRRPIPSFLEQTGIAGAAVTSTRFYRGLAKLLDMQQTHLRPESDLAHDIAARVAAAGELIEAGAQFVHVHTKATDEAGHTKDPYAKRDVLQQIDQGLAGLDALSERAVIAVTGDHATPSVHGVLHTGDPTPLTIVGPGARRDEVTAFGEWTARHGWFGKVSAAELLPLLLSCANRPVFLGHRITPRWVPALADEPEHFRVTE from the coding sequence GTGAAGCCGGCAGGGTACGGCGAAAGCCAACCGAGGCTAGACGACGACCGGCGGCCGATCGTCCTGCTCGTGCTCGACGGACTCGGCGACCGTCCGGTGCCCGAGCTGGGTGACCGCACACCAGCCGAAGCAGCCGACACGCCGCACCTCGACGCGCTCGCAGCGCGGGGCGCCAACGGGTGGCACGTGCCGTTCGGCTGGGGACCGGCACCGAGCTCGGAGGTCTCGCACTGGTCGATGTTCGGATTTCACGACGTCGCTTTTCCCGGACGGGCCGTGCTCGAAGGACTAGGCGCCGGACTCGACGTCCCGGAAGGTCGCGCCGTACTCCACGCCGCGCTGCGCACCTCCCGGCTTGAGTCCGGCCGGCTCTGGATCACCGGCCGAGCCAGCGCCGCTGACAGCGACGACGCCCGGCTGCTCTTTTCCGAGCTGCACAGCGTCCTGGCCGACGACGGCTTCACGCTGGCTCCCTTGGGCGGCGGCGAATCGTTGCTGGTCGCCGAGCACCACGAGTACGCCGATGTCACCGACACCGACCCGTTTTTCGAGACGTTCCACCCCTTGTTGCGGCCGCGGCCGACCACCGAAAACGGCACCGCGCTCGCGACCGACCTAGAGCGCGCGCTCCGTGGCGCCCGCGCACACCTGCTGCAGAGCACGGTCAACGCACGCCGCGTCGATGCCGGGCTCCCGGCTCTCGACACACTCAGCACGAAGTGGGCCGGCGTACGACGCCCGATCCCGTCGTTCCTCGAGCAGACCGGGATCGCTGGCGCCGCGGTCACCAGCACCCGGTTCTATCGGGGGCTCGCGAAGTTGCTCGACATGCAACAGACCCACCTGCGGCCAGAGTCCGACCTCGCACACGACATCGCCGCGCGCGTGGCTGCCGCTGGGGAACTCATCGAGGCAGGGGCCCAGTTCGTCCACGTGCACACCAAGGCCACCGACGAGGCCGGACACACCAAGGATCCCTACGCCAAGCGCGACGTGCTGCAGCAGATCGACCAGGGGCTCGCGGGTCTCGACGCACTGAGCGAGCGAGCGGTCATCGCGGTGACCGGCGATCACGCGACCCCGTCGGTGCACGGCGTACTGCACACCGGCGATCCCACGCCGCTGACGATCGTCGGGCCGGGGGCACGCCGCGACGAGGTCACCGCGTTCGGTGAGTGGACCGCGCGGCACGGCTGGTTTGGCAAGGTCAGCGCCGCAGAGCTGCTGCCACTGCTGCTCAGCTGCGCCAACCGGCCGGTGTTTCTCGGGCACCGGATCACACCCCGCTGGGTGCCTGCCCTGGCCGATGAGCCTGAGCACTTCCGGGTCACGGAGTAG
- a CDS encoding adenylyltransferase/cytidyltransferase family protein — protein sequence MSRPAGEMSLACVTGRFQPVHRQHVELFIRAAQEADHLIVAITNPDPGARHLAKQSAHRHLESANPFSYFERVQLLQAALIGVPVPSTIVPFDLSRPEHWHDYVPASAIQFVRAFSEWEREKANRLSDGGYRVTLIDGDPTSKISATDVRAAIAAGTSRADLLPPAVDDVLARLLQERAR from the coding sequence ATGAGCAGGCCCGCAGGCGAGATGTCCCTCGCGTGCGTCACCGGTCGGTTCCAGCCGGTGCACCGCCAGCACGTGGAGCTCTTCATCCGGGCTGCGCAGGAGGCCGACCACCTCATCGTGGCGATCACCAACCCCGATCCCGGCGCCCGACACCTGGCGAAGCAGTCGGCCCACCGCCACCTGGAGTCGGCAAACCCGTTTAGTTACTTCGAGCGCGTGCAGCTGCTGCAGGCCGCCCTCATCGGCGTACCGGTCCCGAGCACGATCGTGCCGTTTGACCTCAGCCGCCCGGAGCACTGGCACGACTACGTCCCAGCGTCGGCCATCCAGTTCGTGCGCGCCTTCAGTGAGTGGGAACGCGAAAAGGCCAACAGGCTCAGCGATGGCGGCTATCGAGTCACGCTGATCGACGGCGATCCGACGAGCAAGATCAGCGCTACCGACGTACGCGCCGCCATCGCCGCGGGCACGAGCAGGGCCGACCTGCTTCCGCCAGCCGTCGATGACGTACTCGCGCGGCTGCTGCAGGAGCGGGCACGGTGA
- a CDS encoding acyl-CoA dehydrogenase family protein, whose protein sequence is MAATGEIGRTERVDDYEARFARFLDEDVAELESALAAKDVGTPAVPRLDEAGRMHPEVWEARREVQRRAGAAGLYAPHNSVEAGGGGFSRTEMHHVEEFVYRHSGLGLGLAALAWTEGPNPAIEHCSDAAREKYLTPLVRGEITAAFANTEPDVGSDVLGMSTWATRDGDDWILNGRKAWITNAHYADVLQVVAITEPGAGTASLSMFLVDGDAPGVTRGPDMATMMNDGLTGGLTFEDVRIPADNVVGEIGDGFALAMAWINWRRMCRGGMDAGWGAWLLDRAVEYAARRRSGGAPLADLQSVQHLLAAMDADVYQARATSLVAQARLDELGPYAIPLHPEAPRLISLIKIINDEAFFRVADNAVQLRGARGLELGSPEEKLFRVARNLRIPAGTTQIQRNAIARGLIRDRSPES, encoded by the coding sequence GTGGCAGCAACGGGTGAGATCGGCAGGACCGAGCGCGTCGACGACTACGAGGCGCGCTTTGCGCGGTTCCTCGACGAAGACGTCGCCGAGCTCGAGTCAGCGCTCGCGGCGAAGGACGTGGGCACACCCGCCGTACCCCGCCTCGACGAGGCCGGCCGGATGCACCCGGAAGTCTGGGAAGCGCGGCGCGAGGTCCAGCGCCGCGCTGGAGCGGCAGGTCTCTACGCGCCGCACAACTCGGTCGAGGCCGGCGGCGGCGGGTTCTCGCGCACCGAGATGCACCACGTGGAGGAGTTCGTCTACCGGCACTCCGGTCTCGGGCTCGGGCTCGCCGCACTTGCCTGGACCGAAGGCCCCAACCCCGCGATCGAGCACTGCTCTGACGCGGCGCGCGAGAAGTACCTGACCCCGCTGGTCCGCGGCGAGATCACGGCCGCGTTTGCCAACACCGAGCCCGACGTCGGATCGGACGTGCTCGGCATGTCGACCTGGGCGACCCGCGACGGTGACGACTGGATCCTCAACGGACGCAAGGCATGGATCACCAACGCCCACTACGCCGACGTACTCCAGGTCGTCGCTATCACCGAACCCGGAGCCGGCACAGCGTCGTTGTCGATGTTCCTGGTCGACGGCGATGCTCCGGGTGTGACCCGCGGACCGGACATGGCGACCATGATGAACGACGGGCTGACCGGAGGGCTCACATTCGAGGACGTGCGCATCCCCGCCGACAACGTCGTGGGCGAGATCGGCGACGGGTTCGCGCTCGCGATGGCATGGATCAACTGGCGGCGCATGTGCCGCGGCGGCATGGACGCCGGCTGGGGTGCGTGGCTGCTGGACCGAGCCGTCGAGTACGCCGCACGGCGCCGCTCAGGAGGAGCACCACTGGCCGACCTGCAGTCGGTGCAGCACCTGCTGGCCGCTATGGACGCTGACGTCTACCAGGCCCGCGCGACCTCGCTGGTGGCACAGGCCCGACTCGACGAGCTCGGCCCGTATGCGATCCCACTGCACCCGGAGGCCCCGCGGCTGATCAGCCTGATCAAGATCATCAACGACGAAGCGTTCTTCCGGGTCGCCGACAATGCCGTCCAGCTGCGCGGCGCACGCGGTCTCGAGCTGGGCTCCCCGGAAGAGAAGCTCTTTCGAGTCGCCCGCAACCTGCGCATTCCCGCTGGTACGACGCAGATCCAGCGCAACGCGATCGCTCGCGGCCTGATCCGCGATCGCTCACCCGAGTCATGA
- a CDS encoding deoxyribonuclease IV — protein MKIGAHVRDGDPLEAAAESDAEVVQFFLSDPQAWKTPVERDDAAQIAASDVEVFIHGPYRLNLASTNNRIRIPSRKLMREHATAAATVGATGLIVHGGHVTKDDDPEVGVDNWRKAFAEAHEKYGGFDTPILIENTAGGDKSMARTLDELARLWDAIGDYNPGFCLDTCHAYAGGIDLGTVVDKVMAITGRIDLVHCNDSRDEFDSRRDRHATIGKGTIDPQLLIDVVRAAGAPVVVETPGEHQADDIALLRGGL, from the coding sequence ATCAAGATCGGTGCCCATGTCCGCGACGGCGACCCGCTGGAGGCCGCTGCCGAAAGCGACGCGGAGGTCGTCCAGTTCTTCCTGTCTGACCCGCAGGCGTGGAAGACGCCCGTCGAGCGCGACGACGCCGCGCAGATCGCGGCGTCCGACGTGGAGGTGTTCATCCACGGGCCTTATCGGCTCAACCTGGCGAGCACCAACAACCGCATCCGCATCCCCAGCCGCAAGCTGATGCGCGAACACGCGACGGCGGCGGCGACCGTGGGCGCGACCGGGCTGATCGTGCACGGCGGTCACGTCACCAAGGACGACGACCCGGAGGTCGGCGTTGATAACTGGCGCAAGGCTTTTGCTGAGGCTCATGAGAAGTACGGCGGATTCGACACCCCGATCCTGATTGAGAACACCGCGGGCGGCGACAAGTCGATGGCTCGCACGCTTGATGAGCTGGCCCGGCTGTGGGATGCGATCGGTGACTATAACCCCGGCTTCTGCCTCGACACTTGCCACGCGTACGCCGGAGGCATCGACCTGGGCACCGTCGTCGACAAGGTCATGGCCATCACTGGCCGGATCGACCTGGTGCACTGCAACGACTCGCGCGATGAGTTTGACTCGCGCCGCGACCGCCACGCGACGATCGGCAAGGGCACGATCGACCCGCAGCTGTTGATCGACGTCGTACGCGCGGCCGGCGCCCCGGTGGTTGTCGAGACGCCGGGTGAGCACCAGGCCGACGACATCGCGCTGCTGCGCGGCGGCCTCTGA
- a CDS encoding M3 family metallopeptidase, whose translation MANPLLQQSTLPFQLPDFAAIDVPEIEAALDEGMARQREEIRAITDSTEPANFENTVLALEASGDVLRRTANVFFALISSDATEGLRELEADVVPRLSAHEDAITLDPVLFARIAEVYAGRDALSDEDRNLTERYYTEFTLAGAELEPKDQDRLRELNSEIAAAQAEFRAKLQADTNDSAVLFETAEELDGLSDAELSACARAASDRGLDGYLVTLVLPTTQPYLATLTNRESRRRLFEASMARGSRGNEHDTTATVQRILRLRAERAKLLGYPNHAAYAVADASAGTVEAIEERIYPMAAPAARNADRERELLQQLADRERAEAGAEPFEIAAWDWAYYSDKVRAERYAVDASALRPYFEYDRVLRDGVFFAANAVYGMTFEERTDLCGYSPDVRVFEVKDKDGSSLGLFLHDVYTRDAKRGGAWMNNFVDQSGFEQTLPVVCNNLNVPKPADGEPTLLTLDEVRTLFHEFGHAIHGLLSDCRYAHVSGTSVPRDFVEFPSQVNEMWIEWPEVIANYAVHHQTGEPLDPAVVERLRESAQWGEGYETSAYLGAALLDQELHKTTEPIEDLAAFQAEALRRIGLDNPAVPPRYGTAYFNHAFGGGYDARYYSYIWSEVLDADTVAWFVDNGGLRPENGDRFRDELLSRGRSRDPMESYRQFRGRDPEVEPLLERRGLV comes from the coding sequence ATGGCCAATCCGCTTCTGCAGCAAAGCACGCTGCCATTTCAGCTTCCCGACTTCGCCGCGATCGACGTACCCGAGATCGAGGCTGCGCTCGATGAGGGCATGGCCAGGCAGCGCGAGGAGATTCGCGCCATCACCGACTCGACCGAGCCGGCAAACTTCGAGAACACCGTGCTCGCACTTGAGGCCAGCGGCGATGTGCTGCGTCGCACTGCAAACGTCTTCTTCGCCCTCATCTCCTCCGATGCCACCGAAGGGCTGCGCGAGCTGGAAGCCGACGTCGTCCCGCGGTTGAGCGCACACGAGGACGCGATCACGCTCGACCCCGTCCTCTTCGCCCGTATCGCCGAGGTGTACGCCGGCCGCGACGCACTGAGCGACGAAGACCGCAACCTGACCGAGCGCTACTACACCGAGTTCACCCTCGCCGGCGCCGAGCTTGAGCCGAAGGACCAGGACCGGCTGCGCGAGCTGAACAGCGAGATAGCTGCGGCGCAGGCAGAGTTTCGCGCCAAGCTGCAGGCTGACACCAACGACAGCGCCGTACTCTTCGAAACGGCCGAAGAGCTCGACGGGCTGAGCGACGCCGAGTTGTCGGCGTGCGCGCGGGCGGCGTCCGACCGTGGCCTCGACGGCTACCTCGTCACGCTCGTGCTGCCGACAACCCAGCCATACTTGGCAACCTTGACCAATCGAGAGTCGCGGCGCCGCCTGTTCGAGGCTTCGATGGCGCGCGGCAGCCGCGGCAACGAGCACGACACAACCGCGACGGTGCAGCGCATCCTGCGGCTGCGTGCCGAGCGCGCGAAGCTGCTCGGCTACCCCAACCACGCGGCGTACGCCGTCGCCGACGCGTCGGCCGGCACCGTCGAGGCGATCGAGGAGCGCATCTACCCGATGGCGGCACCCGCCGCACGCAACGCCGACCGTGAACGTGAGCTGCTGCAGCAGCTCGCCGACCGCGAGCGGGCCGAGGCAGGCGCGGAGCCATTCGAGATCGCGGCGTGGGACTGGGCCTACTACTCCGACAAGGTGCGCGCCGAGCGGTACGCCGTCGACGCCTCGGCACTGCGCCCGTACTTCGAGTACGACCGCGTGCTGCGCGACGGGGTGTTCTTCGCTGCCAACGCCGTCTACGGCATGACGTTCGAGGAGCGCACCGATCTTTGCGGATATAGCCCGGATGTGCGCGTATTTGAGGTCAAGGACAAGGACGGATCGTCGCTCGGCCTCTTCTTGCACGATGTCTACACCCGCGATGCCAAGCGTGGTGGGGCGTGGATGAACAACTTCGTCGACCAGTCTGGCTTCGAGCAGACCCTCCCGGTCGTGTGCAACAACCTCAACGTGCCCAAGCCTGCCGACGGCGAGCCGACGCTGCTGACGCTCGACGAGGTCCGCACGCTGTTTCACGAGTTCGGGCACGCCATCCACGGGCTGCTGTCGGACTGCCGCTACGCCCACGTGTCGGGTACGTCGGTGCCGCGTGACTTCGTCGAGTTTCCCAGCCAGGTCAACGAAATGTGGATCGAATGGCCGGAGGTCATCGCCAACTACGCCGTCCACCACCAGACCGGTGAGCCGCTCGACCCGGCGGTCGTCGAACGCCTTCGTGAGTCCGCGCAGTGGGGCGAAGGTTACGAGACTTCGGCATACCTCGGAGCCGCACTGCTCGATCAGGAGCTGCACAAGACGACCGAGCCCATCGAGGACCTCGCGGCGTTTCAGGCTGAGGCGCTGCGCCGGATCGGGCTCGACAACCCAGCGGTGCCCCCGCGCTACGGCACGGCGTACTTCAACCACGCCTTCGGTGGCGGGTACGACGCCCGCTACTACTCCTACATCTGGAGTGAGGTGCTCGATGCCGACACCGTGGCCTGGTTTGTAGACAACGGCGGGCTGCGCCCGGAAAACGGCGATCGGTTCCGTGATGAGCTGCTATCGCGTGGGCGCAGTCGCGATCCGATGGAGTCCTACCGCCAGTTCCGCGGGCGCGACCCGGAGGTCGAGCCCCTCCTCGAGCGCCGGGGCCTGGTTTAA
- a CDS encoding mycofactocin-coupled SDR family oxidoreductase: MGRVDGKVAFITGAARGQGRAHAIRLAQEGADIIAIDLCDDIPNVSYESATPEDLAETVRQVEALGRRIIASQVDVRDRDGMKKAIDEGVAQLGKLDIVVANAGICVIAPWDQTSVEVWDQTIGTNLTGVWNTVQLAAPHLVENGGGSMILTSSAAGLKGLPFLTAYVAAKHGVVGIMRGFATELAQHNIRVNSVHPTGVDTPMGGAGEDSEAATAAFQQLVGTNPRVGPMMMNLLPVEITESNDIANAVLFLASDESRYVTSLAMAVDAGNSRF; this comes from the coding sequence ATGGGACGAGTTGACGGCAAGGTCGCGTTTATTACTGGAGCGGCGCGCGGACAAGGACGAGCGCATGCGATTCGGTTGGCACAGGAAGGTGCCGACATCATCGCGATCGACCTGTGCGATGACATTCCCAACGTCTCCTACGAGTCGGCGACGCCGGAGGATCTGGCCGAGACAGTCCGTCAGGTGGAGGCGCTTGGCCGGCGCATCATCGCCAGCCAAGTCGACGTACGCGACCGCGACGGTATGAAGAAGGCGATCGACGAGGGCGTCGCGCAGCTCGGAAAGCTCGACATCGTCGTGGCGAATGCGGGCATCTGCGTGATCGCTCCGTGGGACCAGACCTCGGTCGAGGTCTGGGATCAGACGATCGGCACCAACCTCACCGGCGTGTGGAACACGGTGCAGCTTGCCGCGCCGCATCTGGTCGAGAACGGCGGAGGATCGATGATCCTCACCAGCTCGGCGGCCGGGCTGAAGGGCCTGCCCTTCCTCACCGCCTACGTCGCTGCGAAGCACGGAGTCGTCGGCATCATGCGCGGGTTCGCGACCGAGCTCGCCCAGCACAACATCCGGGTCAACTCGGTGCATCCCACGGGTGTGGACACCCCGATGGGAGGCGCCGGCGAAGATAGCGAGGCCGCAACCGCCGCGTTTCAGCAGCTCGTGGGGACCAACCCTCGGGTCGGGCCGATGATGATGAACCTGCTCCCGGTGGAGATCACCGAGTCGAATGACATCGCCAACGCGGTGCTCTTCCTCGCCTCCGACGAGTCGCGTTACGTGACGAGCCTGGCGATGGCGGTCGACGCCGGCAACTCCCGGTTCTGA
- a CDS encoding DinB family protein, with the protein MTDERPQPPYRGDERETLLGFLRFLRESVAHKCDGLSEEQLRSTPTVSTMSLLGLVNHLADVERWWFQHVFLGRDVAFDWSDEDPDGEWTVDLDRPSADVIAAYRAECSASDEVIAEHDFDALAAKSRSDETRKSLRWIVVHLVEETGRHAGHADILREAIDGSTGE; encoded by the coding sequence ATGACTGACGAGAGACCGCAGCCGCCGTACCGCGGCGACGAACGCGAGACATTGCTGGGATTCTTGAGGTTTCTGCGCGAATCGGTCGCGCACAAATGTGATGGGCTGAGCGAGGAGCAGCTGCGGAGTACGCCGACCGTCAGCACGATGTCGCTGCTCGGGCTGGTCAACCATCTGGCCGACGTGGAGCGCTGGTGGTTCCAGCATGTCTTCCTCGGCCGCGACGTTGCGTTTGACTGGAGCGACGAAGATCCCGATGGTGAATGGACAGTTGACCTCGATCGTCCTAGCGCGGATGTGATCGCGGCGTACCGAGCGGAGTGCTCGGCCTCGGACGAGGTGATCGCCGAGCATGACTTCGATGCCCTCGCCGCGAAGTCGCGCTCCGACGAGACCCGCAAGAGTCTGCGGTGGATCGTGGTGCACCTGGTCGAGGAGACCGGACGCCATGCCGGGCACGCCGACATCCTGCGCGAGGCGATCGACGGATCCACCGGCGAGTGA
- a CDS encoding class I SAM-dependent methyltransferase, which produces MSDLVARLRAAGCVFAEDEARILLAEQYDAAALERAVARRVDGEPLEHIVGWVDFGSCRLAVGPGVFIPRQRSLFLASQAISSLAAEPNEIFVEAYAGVAPIAATVSRAVPGVRVHAVERAEAATQYAAVNLPNGQVHVGDCLRPLPAYLRGRVAVIAAVPPYVPDDALDSMPAEAREHEPRETHRGGADGLDDVRRLVGEARDWLRPGGVVLVELHRDQVPVAISHASNLGYEASAPIGDDGQTAVLTAVAASL; this is translated from the coding sequence GTGAGCGATCTCGTCGCCCGGCTGCGCGCCGCGGGCTGCGTTTTCGCAGAAGACGAGGCTCGGATCCTCCTTGCCGAGCAGTACGACGCCGCGGCGCTCGAGCGCGCCGTTGCACGCCGGGTCGACGGTGAGCCACTGGAGCACATCGTCGGCTGGGTCGACTTCGGCTCGTGCCGGCTCGCGGTCGGCCCCGGTGTCTTTATCCCGCGCCAGCGCTCTCTTTTCCTTGCCTCCCAGGCGATATCGTCCCTCGCCGCTGAACCCAACGAGATCTTCGTGGAGGCGTACGCCGGCGTCGCGCCCATTGCCGCGACCGTCAGCCGCGCAGTACCAGGAGTGCGTGTGCACGCGGTCGAGCGCGCCGAGGCCGCCACGCAGTACGCCGCCGTCAACCTCCCGAACGGCCAGGTGCACGTGGGCGATTGCCTCCGACCGCTTCCGGCGTACCTCAGAGGCCGCGTCGCGGTCATCGCCGCGGTCCCGCCGTACGTCCCCGATGACGCGCTCGATTCGATGCCCGCCGAAGCCCGCGAGCATGAACCGCGTGAGACTCACCGGGGTGGGGCCGACGGGCTTGACGACGTTCGCCGGCTGGTCGGCGAAGCGCGCGACTGGCTGAGGCCGGGCGGCGTAGTGCTTGTTGAACTGCACCGCGACCAGGTGCCGGTCGCGATCTCTCACGCCAGCAACCTCGGCTACGAGGCAAGCGCCCCAATCGGCGATGACGGGCAGACAGCGGTGTTGACGGCAGTCGCCGCGAGCTTGTGA
- a CDS encoding LLM class flavin-dependent oxidoreductase, producing MRYGIVITDREPTRFVELARRAEDAGWDAVFSWETHYGWDAWTGLTAAATATSTLRLGTMLTPVPKWLPWQLASVTRTLDELSGGRVILACGLGAVHEGWTAFEDDPGRRVRAEKMDEILDICFGLWSGGADFEYDGTHFRVRPTEMFQPGPPVAQPRITTWCVGLTGARKSMSRAARCDGLLPNFAGVGPETDKLTVDDWGAAVTEITALRDELGYSGEYDVVAEGAFALDEWSRCREYAADLAERGCTWYVDSSWSQMGQPDEDDVLRARIDAGPPRPA from the coding sequence ATGAGATACGGCATCGTGATCACCGACCGCGAACCCACCCGATTCGTCGAGCTCGCACGGCGCGCCGAGGACGCTGGCTGGGACGCCGTCTTCTCGTGGGAGACCCACTATGGGTGGGATGCCTGGACTGGGCTGACCGCTGCCGCTACCGCGACGAGCACGCTGCGGCTTGGCACCATGCTGACGCCGGTCCCGAAATGGCTGCCGTGGCAGCTCGCGTCGGTCACCCGCACGCTCGATGAGCTCAGCGGCGGCCGCGTCATCCTGGCCTGCGGGCTCGGCGCGGTGCACGAAGGCTGGACCGCGTTTGAGGATGATCCCGGGCGTCGCGTGCGGGCGGAGAAGATGGACGAGATCCTCGACATCTGCTTCGGGCTGTGGAGCGGCGGCGCCGACTTCGAGTACGACGGCACGCACTTCCGCGTGCGCCCGACCGAGATGTTCCAACCCGGACCTCCGGTTGCCCAGCCGCGGATCACCACCTGGTGCGTAGGGCTGACCGGAGCCCGCAAGTCAATGTCCCGGGCGGCCCGCTGCGACGGGCTGCTGCCCAACTTCGCCGGCGTCGGCCCGGAAACCGACAAGCTCACGGTCGACGACTGGGGCGCAGCGGTCACCGAGATCACCGCGCTGCGTGACGAGCTCGGCTACTCGGGCGAGTATGACGTCGTCGCCGAGGGTGCCTTCGCACTCGATGAGTGGAGCCGGTGCCGTGAATACGCCGCCGACCTCGCTGAGCGCGGCTGCACTTGGTACGTCGACTCGTCCTGGTCGCAGATGGGCCAGCCCGACGAGGACGACGTACTGCGCGCCCGGATCGACGCCGGCCCGCCGCGCCCAGCCTGA